TTTTGGCGACGGCCGGGGTGGCCGGGGCCTACCCGCAGAGGCCCGCGGTCAACCAGAAGGCCGTCGAGCAGGTCATCGCGCGTGCGGTGGCCCAGCGCGGCGTGCCGTTCACCTACGGCGGCGGTGACGCGACAGGTCCCACGAAGGGCAGGCCGCAGGCGCCACCGGCGACGGCGCCCGTGCTGACCGACACCGTTCCGGCAGTTCCCGGTTCCTCGCCCCTGATCCCCGGACTCGACGTTCCGCCGTCGCCCGGCCTGGTCCTGGGCGGCCAACCGACTCCTGGGGTCGCCGCGGTGGACCAGCAGGCCGCGCAGCAGGCTGCCGAGCAGGCCAATGTCGTCGGCTTCGACGCCTCGGGCCTGATGGTCTACGCGTTCGCCGGTGTCGGAGTGAAACTGCCGCGGTCCTCGGGCGAGCAGTACAAGGTCAGCCAGAAAGTCGCGCCGTCGCAGGCCCTGCCCGGCGACCTGATCTTCTACGGCCCCGACGGCTCCCAGAGCGTCGCGCTGTTCGTGGGTAACGGTCAGATGGTGGAGGTCGCATCGCAGGGTGTCACCGTGTCGCCGGTGCGCACCACTGATATGACGCCCTACCTCGGCCGCATCATCGCCTGACTCGCCGGTGACCTGTCACCGTGATGGCAACAGTATGGCCCTAGACTGACTCGCCGTGGGTACCCTCATCGCGTTCGCGCCCTGGATTGTCTACTGGATTCTCGTAGGCAACGTCCCGTTCCTGACCGCCGTGTTGATCGCGCTGGCCATCGCGATCGCGGCCTTCGTGGTGGGGCGACTCACCGGCGGGCCGGGTCGATCGCTCGAAATCGGCGCCCTGGCAACCTTTGTCGTGCTGACCGTGCTGGCGCTGACAGTCGACCAGGCGTTCATGGAGCGCTGGATGCAGCCGCTGAGCAACATCGGCATCTTCCTCGTCGCGCTTGCGGGTGCGTTGGTGGGTAAGCCATTCGTGCGCGAGTTCGCCGAAGTCGGCCAACCGCCGGGCGTCGTCGAGACCGACCTGTTCAAGCACATCACCAGCGTGCTCACCTGGATCTGGATCGCGGCGTTCGCGGGAATGGCGATCTCCTCGACGATTCCGCCGATCGTGTACGGCGAGGCGACCATTCTCGACACCAAAACCCCGCTGTCGTTCGTGTGCTACTGGGTCATTCCGTTCGCACTGCTCGGTGCGGCCGCGGTGGCCTCCCGCTATCTGCCCGACCGGATGCTCGCGGGCATCGACGATGTCGAGCGCAAGACCAGTTTCGTCGCCTACAGCGAAGCCGCCATCGACGAGTTGTATTACCTGGCACAGCAACACGTCGACAAAGAGGTCGGCGCCGGCCAGGAGGCCTACAACGTCAAGGTCGGCGGCAGCGGCACCCCGCTGACCGGGGACGAGAGTCGCCTGTCCTGGCCGGCCACCTACAAGGTGCGGGACCGCAAGCGCTAGACGGGCCACTCTTCGATGCGGTGGCCCGCATCGAAGAACATCCACTCATAGCGTGACGTCGTCACGAAATGCCCGCGGGCGGCGGCCTCCTCGTCGGGCGCCAACCCCCCGCCGACGCGGTCGGTCAGGTTGAGAACCTCGGTGACCGTGGCGGCGAAGTCTTCCCCGCCGTAGCTGTCGATCCAGAGTTGGTAGCGCGGATCGGACGAACCGCGCTGCAGCAGTTCGGCACCCACTCGCGCGTAGATCCAGTAGCACGGCAGCACCGCCGCAAGGCCTTCGGCGAAGGACCCGCCGTAGGCCGTGGCCAGCAGGTAGCTGGTGTAGGCGCAGGTGGTGGGGCCGGGCGGAACGTCGGCGAGGCTCTCTGAGCTCAACCCCAACTGCGGCAGCAGTTCCCGGTGCAGCGCCAACTCGACGTCGAACACCTCGGCCGCGTGCCGGGCGAACATCGCGGTGTCGGCGGGTGTCGGAGCCTTGGCCGAGACCACCGACAGGGCTTTGGCGTAGTCGCGCAGATAGTGCACATCCTGCGCGACGTAATGGGCGAACGCCTCAGGCGCCAGAGTGCCGTCGGTCAATCCCGTGATGAACGGGTGACCGATGATCGCGGGATAGACGTCGTGATCTATGGCGCCCCACAGGCGGGCCGACCACGACTGTGGGTCTCGGACAGTCAGGGATTCTGCGCTGCTCATCGCGCCACAACTTACCGGACGCCGGGTCAGTTGAGTCGGTGGGACGCGAGGATGCCGTCGGAGATCAACGCGCGCAGGGTGTTTCGGTCCACTTTGCCGCTGGGCAGGGTCGGTATCTGCTCGCTGGTGGCAATCACCCACCGAGTGGGCACCTTGTAACTGGACAACTGCGCGCGGGTCAACCGCGCAATCGAGTCGAGGTCCAGTGTGGAGTTCGCGGGGACCAGCAACGCGCACACCTCCTCGGTGCGCACCGCGTCGTCCACACCGAGGACCACACACTGCGCCACGTCGGGGATCGCGGCGACGACGGCCTCGACCTCGAGTGGCGAGACGTTGGCGCCGGCCGACTTGATCAGGTCCGTGGTGCGGCCGACGTAGAACAACCGTGGATCACCGGATCTGCGATAGACCCGGTCGCCGGTGTGGTACCACCCGTCGGCGTCGAAGGTGTCCCCACGCTCGCGTTTGTTGTAGCCGGCCATCACACCGATGCCGCGGACCAGCAGTTCGCCGACGGTCCCGTCATCGACCGGATCGCCCTCGTCGTCGACGATGGCGATGTCGGTGTAGACGAAGCCGCCTGCCGTCTCGGACATGGTGCGGTGCACGGGAAATCCGTCCGGGACGTTGACCATCGCGATGTCGATCGGCCCGTCTTTGAGCAGTGGGGCACTGGACAGGTCGCGGGTGGTGAACGACGGATCCTCGCGCAGTTTCTGGGTGAACGCCGGCCACCCGATGACGCCGGTGCCGCGTTCGCGTTCGATCAGGTCCAGCGCGGTTCCGGCGTCGAGCCTGGGCAGTGTCAGCAGCGTGAGGCCGCCGTGCAGGCCGCCCATCGCCGCGAGCACACCACCGATCCAGAAGAACGGCATGGCGCACAGCACCCGGACCGACGCGTCGGACCCGGTGACCATGCGGACGGCCTCGGGCCAGGTCGACGTCTGCCGGACCAGGGTGCCGTGGGTG
The DNA window shown above is from Mycolicibacterium confluentis and carries:
- the ripD gene encoding NlpC/P60 family peptidoglycan-binding protein RipD translates to MRRIWAPVIALAMAMATVLATVLATAGVAGAYPQRPAVNQKAVEQVIARAVAQRGVPFTYGGGDATGPTKGRPQAPPATAPVLTDTVPAVPGSSPLIPGLDVPPSPGLVLGGQPTPGVAAVDQQAAQQAAEQANVVGFDASGLMVYAFAGVGVKLPRSSGEQYKVSQKVAPSQALPGDLIFYGPDGSQSVALFVGNGQMVEVASQGVTVSPVRTTDMTPYLGRIIA
- a CDS encoding class I adenylate-forming enzyme family protein gives rise to the protein MTSSPLTVPALLHRTATEFGQKDYVVTPTERLTFAQAEQRSAEIARWLLRRGVGKGTRVGLFFPNGVDWVLWWLATARIGALAVPLSTMYKPAEIAKVARLSDIAVLVAPDRVLTIDVAQQFESAFPDLAEQSGAVLALAGAPYLRTIVLTGPTDRAWATGGHTESESCSPAELLGAAELEVAPADLAIMVHTSGSTADPKGVLHTHGTLVRQTSTWPEAVRMVTGSDASVRVLCAMPFFWIGGVLAAMGGLHGGLTLLTLPRLDAGTALDLIERERGTGVIGWPAFTQKLREDPSFTTRDLSSAPLLKDGPIDIAMVNVPDGFPVHRTMSETAGGFVYTDIAIVDDEGDPVDDGTVGELLVRGIGVMAGYNKRERGDTFDADGWYHTGDRVYRRSGDPRLFYVGRTTDLIKSAGANVSPLEVEAVVAAIPDVAQCVVLGVDDAVRTEEVCALLVPANSTLDLDSIARLTRAQLSSYKVPTRWVIATSEQIPTLPSGKVDRNTLRALISDGILASHRLN
- the tenA gene encoding thiaminase II, encoding MSSAESLTVRDPQSWSARLWGAIDHDVYPAIIGHPFITGLTDGTLAPEAFAHYVAQDVHYLRDYAKALSVVSAKAPTPADTAMFARHAAEVFDVELALHRELLPQLGLSSESLADVPPGPTTCAYTSYLLATAYGGSFAEGLAAVLPCYWIYARVGAELLQRGSSDPRYQLWIDSYGGEDFAATVTEVLNLTDRVGGGLAPDEEAAARGHFVTTSRYEWMFFDAGHRIEEWPV